The genomic region ACATTAAATGATGAGAAGCCATCTTATATGGCTGCTATTTTTGATGATAGTCAAGAAATTTCTTTTCGAAAAAAAGAATATTATAAGTATAAGGAACATAGAAAGAAAACTCCGAAAGCTATTTGCATAGCAATTCCTTATATTAGAAAAATTTTAAAAATCTTTCAAATTTCTTGTTTTTATGCAAAAAATGGATATGAGGCCGATGATCTTATCGGAACAATAGCTAAAAAAGCCGAAAAAAAAGGATATATTATTTATATAATTACTTTGGACAAAGATTTTTTTCAATTGGTCACAGAAAACATTAAAGTTTATATACCACCTTTTAAAGGGAATCCAAAAAAAATATTCGGAATAGAGGAAATAAAAGAAAAATTTGGAGTAACCCAACCAAAACAAGTTATAGATTTATGGAGTATGATGGGAGATCCTTCTGATAATATACCAGGATTACCAGGAATAGGAGAAAAAAATGCTAAAAAATTTATTCAAAAATATGGAAGCATTGAAAAATTGTTAAATTCTACTCATCATCTTAATGGAAAGATTCAAAAAAATATTGAAGAAAACAAAAATTTAGGTCTTTTATCCAAGAAATTAATTACTATTGTTACTAATATTCCCCTTTTTTATTTTCATGAGAATAAATTTCATGTAAAAAAACCAAATTGGCATTCCATTAAAAAAATATTCGGAGAACTTGAATTCATAAGATTATTAAAAATAGCTCATCAATATTATAAATATAAAACGTAAAAATAATTTTATCTTTTTCTATAAAATTTATATTTTATCATGTAATTCCAAACTTCTGTATGAAGCATAGGTTTCATATTTTTTCCTTTTTGAATAGAATTTCGAATAAAAGAAGAAGAGATTTCAATAATTGGAGCCTTCAAAAAAATTATATTTTTACGTTTAAAAACAGGATTGGAGAAATGACCAATTCTAGGGTAAACCAAAATATCATATTTATTCAAAATAATTTTATAATTTTTCCATTTTCTTAAAGAAGAAAAAGAATCTTGTCCCAAGATAAGATAAAATTGATTTTTAGGATATTTTTTCTCTATATTGGACAATGTATGAATTGTATAAGAAGGAGAAGATCCAGATTCTATATCTAGAACACTCATTTTTTCATAACCATAAACAGCTATTTGAACCATTTTTATGCGGTGTTTATAATCTAAAAGATTTTTTTTTTTAATGGATTTTGTGGAGAAACTACAAACCAAACATGATCTATATCTGAAAATTCTATGATATAATTAGCAATAATTGTATGTCCTAAATGTATGGGATTAAATGATCCAAAATAAAGTCCTATTTTCATATTTTCACTAATCGATCAAACAAAAAATATCGAGCCTCTATCTCGATATTTTTATCCTTATTATCTTAAATCATCTTAATACGATAACTAAATCCTAAAATGATAAAATGATTATTCTTATTTTCTTTTTTAATTTGATCTAAATTGTAATTAACTTTTTGATTTTGATATAAAAAATGAAAACTTAGATCTTCATTTTTTATGATAGGAAGAAATTCTATCCCTCCATAATAAGTATATGCTTTTTTGAACAATTTATTTTCACCCAAAATATCATTAACTCCTTTTTTAGAGGTCCCCATTTCATAAACTCCTTTTGCAATCAAATTCCATTTTGGAATAAAATTGTATTTTAATTTCACTAAATAAGTTCCATATTTTACAGAAGCTACATTTTGATAATCATAATTATATGAACGTAAAATTTTTGTAACATCGCCATTTTTTTCTATGTCTTCATCACTTAATATATAATCTGCTTCTATAAAAAAAGGTTTTAAATCTAATTTACTCCCTAAAGCTATCAATTTCCAAAATTTTTTATCTTCATTTTCTTGAAAAATAGAATATGACCATCTGTTTTGTATTATTTGATTATTGAACAAACTCCAATTCCAATTCACAGAATAACCCATAGTATTATTCACTTTTTGAACTGTACTTTCTTCCCTATTATTATTTGAATTTGTAATACTATTTACAATTTGAAATTGTAATTCATGATTTTTGATTGGAAGATAAATAAAACTGAATCCAACAGGATTTTCCTTATTTTTATATACATTCGTATACCGATATGGGGATCCATAGAAATTATTAGTATATTCTATGCTTCCAAAAGAAGCTGGTTGTTTTCCTATCAAAAAGTAAAGTTTTTCATTCCACTTATATTTTAAATAAGCTAAATCAACTGTTCTGTTATTTTCTATATTATTCAATTTTTTTGAAAAACGATAACTGATTTTGTCATTTGCCTTTCCTATAACTTCTAAATTTAAATAGTCTTCAGAAAAACGAGAGCCCTCAAAAAATTCTTTTTTCACTGTAGAATTAATACTACTCCTAAAATCTACAAACATGTTGAAATGAGTATTTTCATCTTTATTTTGATGAAATGTTCCTTCATCAGCGTAGCTGTAAGTATGAAAAGGATAAAAAAAACCTAAAAAAAGAATAAAGGAAATCATTTTTGTTTTTTTCATTTTTTTAATTATTATGTTATATAACTTAATATAATATAATCAATTTTCCAGTATAAAAACTTTTAAGTAATTGAAAAAACATTTAATTTTTTTTAAAAACTACTTATTCAAAATAAAATGTACAAAAATATTTCAAAAAAAAATGCTAAAAAAAAAAGAAAAAACGAAAATAATAAAACTATTATAACTTTTTTAGGATTTTTTTTATTGGTGAGTAGCCTTTTTTTGTTATTAAGTTTTTTTTCTTTCCTTTTTCATTGGAAAAATGATCAAAGTCAGTTGGAAAAACTTTTCGATAAAGATATCATGGCAGAAAATCTACTTGGAAAAATGGGAGCTTTTGTTTCTCACTACTTTATTCACTGTGGAATAGGATTGAGCGCTTTTTTTCTTCCGATATCATTGTTTTTGACAGGATTAAAAATTCTTTTTGTAAGAAGAAAACTATTGAATAATTTTTATAAATCAACAATATATAAATTTATATTTTTCAGTATATGGCTTCCAATAACTTTTTATCTTGTTATTCCTGATCAAGGAATATTGAGTGGAATTTTTGGATTTGAAATAGGAAACTTTTTGATCCATTTATTTGGAAAAATAGGATCATATATACTTATTCTTACGAGTATTATTTTTTACTCTATCATTATTTTTCGTATTACGACTCCAAACATAAAAAATGGAATACGACAAAAAATACATTTTTACGAAAAAACAGATCCAATATTCAAATTGGGGAATTTTTTTAAGACAAAGATTATCAATAAATCATTGAAAAAAACCAATGTATCTAACAGTAAAAAAGATAAAAACATTCTCCATTCTATTCTTTATAAGAAAGATTTTTCTTCCACATCAGTGAATAATTTAGAAATAGATTCTAATAAAAAAAAAATAGTACAAGTACTTAACTATTATAAAATAGAAATATGTCAAATCAAAACTATCATAGGCCCTACTATCATATTATATGAAATCTATCCTAAGATAGGAACACGGATATCTAAAATCAAGAATTTAAAAAATGAGATAGCCTTAAATTTATCTGCTATATCTATAAGAATTATAGCTCCCATGCCTGGAAAAGGATCCATTGGAATAGAAATTCCGAATCACAATCGTTATCCAGTTTATATGAAAGATATTCTTTTTTCAGAAGAGAGCAACAAAAAGAGTCATCAAATGGAGCTCCCTATTTCTTTAGGAAAGACAGTATTTAATAAAATTTTTGTTATAGATTTAGCTAAAATGCCTCATTTGCTTATAGCAGGATCAACTGGACAAGGAAAATCCGTAGGATTAAATGTTATGATTGTTTTCTTATTATATCAAAAAAATCCAGAAGATATCAAATTTATTTTGATTGATCCAAAGAAAGTAGAATTATCTATATACAAAAATATTTCAAAATCTTATTTTGCTACTCTTCCAAATTCTGTAGAACCCATCATCACAGATTTACATAAAGTAAAAAACATATTAAATTCTTTATGTAAAGAGATGGATAAAAGATATGCTATTTTGGAAAAATTTAAAGTTAGAAATATTCAAGAATACAATGTCAAATACAATCAAAAATATCATTTACCTTATATCATACTAATCATTGATGAATTCGCAGACTTAAGTTTTTCTTTTCATCAAAAAAAACAAATAGAAACGTATATAACTCGGTTATCACAGCTTGCTCGTGCTGTAGGGATTCATTTGATTATAGCTACACAACGTCCATCCGTTGATGTAATTACCGGATTGATTAAATCAAATTTTACTGCAAGAATTGCATTTCGAGTAAGTTCTAAAATAGATTCTAGAACTATATTAGATTGTACAGGAGCTGAACAATTGATAGGAAAAGGAGATCTTCTATTTTCTAATCGAAATGAGTTGATACGGCTACAATGCCCATTCATCGAATTATCAGATATTCAAAAAATCGTTGATTTTTATTCCAATCATGATAAAAAAAACGAATACTTCTTCTTGCCAAAACCGGATTAAGTCAAATATTCAATGATATGAAGCTAATAAAAAAACTTGATCTATATATGATTCGTTTATTTATAGCTCCTTTTTTAATTATTTTTTCTACAATATTTATCGTTTTTATGATTCAATTTTTTTGGAGTCAAATAGATGAATTGATTGGAAAAGACATTGATATTTTAATAATAATAAAATTTATATTTTATTTTGGAATATCTATTATTCCATTAGTTACTCCTATATCACTATTATTGACTTCTATAATAACATTTGGTAATTTTTCAGAAAATCAAGAACTTACTGCTATAAAATCTTCTGGAATATCTCTTTTTCGTATCATGAAACCTATTTTAGGAATAACCTGTATTTTATCGATTGGATTGTATTTTTTCTCAGATTTAGCCATTCCAAAAGCGAAAATGCAAGCTAAAAAATTAGGATATCAAATATCATTAACTCATCCCTCTTTCAAATTAAAAGAAGGAATTTTTGTAAATTTATTACCAGATTTTTTCATAAAAATAGACAGAAAATCGAGAAAAAATAAACAATTGCATAATATATTTATTTTTTTTTATGATAAAAATTCACTAGTAAATACTATTCTTTCTAAAAAAGGATTTTTTATTCCAAATGAAGATAGATCTGAATTTATTCAATTTAAATTAATGAATGGGATTTTGTATAGTGAAAATACGAATGAAAACAAAGAACAATCCTCTTATCAAATTGTAGAATTTGATACTTTAATTCAAAACTTTAAAATTCCTTACTATGACTATGAAGGAATAAAAGAATTAGATGACTATGATACCCAAAATTTAATTCAAAAAATTAACTTTTTAAAAAAAAAAATTCTGAATATCAAAAAAAAAATATCTATAAATTAGTTAAGCTGCAATTAGAATTGCAAAAAAAATTTACATTTCCAGTAACATGCATTATTATGTTTCTAACTGGAGCTCCTTTAGGAGCTATTATTAGAAAAGGAGGAATAGGTCATCCTACCATTGCGGCAATAACTATATTCATTATTTATTATACTTTGCTGACTATCACTCAAAATAAAGTAGAAAAGGCTGAAATTTGTCCATGGATAGGAGCATGGATTCCGAATTTTATTTTTTTTCCAGTAAGCATATGGATGACTTATAAAACTGCAATGGATGATTTTTATATTCAATAAAACAAATATAGATATGGTTTTTGGTTCGAATCAAAATTTAGATAGTATTGAAGAAGCCATACAGGATATACAAAGTGGAAAAATTATTATTGTGGTTGATGATCAAAATCGTGAAAATGAAGGAGATTTTATAGTAGCTGCTGAAAAAATAACTCCTCAAATTGTAAATTTTCTCATTACTCATGGGAGAGGACTCCTTTGTGTTTCCTTAACAGAAGAAAAATGTGATCAACTAGAACTTCAAATGATGGTAAAAAAGAACACAGATCCTAGGAAAACGGCTTTCACAGTATCTGTAGACTTACGAGGATATGGCGTTAGTACTGGAATTTCAGTTTCAGATAGAGCAAAAACTATTTTTGCCTTAGTCAACAAAGTCAACCCAAAATCATTTAATAAACCAGGTCACATCTTTCCTCTTCGCGCAAAGAAAGGAGGTGTCTTAGAAAGACCTGGACATACAGAGGCTGCTATTGATATAACTAAAATGGCTGGATGTACCCCAGGAGGAGTTGTGGTAGAAATACTTAATGAAGATGGATCTATGGCACGTCTACCACAATTGATTCAAATTTCTAAAAAATTCCATATGAAAATTATATCCATAGAGGATCTTATCAAATATCTTAAACAGAAAAGAAACAGATAAAAATGCGGTCTGGACGGGATTTGAACCCGCGACCCCATGCGTGACAGGCATGTATTCTAACCAACTGAACTACCAGACCCAAAAACTAAATTAAAATATCTAATTTTTTTCTGATATCCTCTTTAGAGGAAATTCCAATATGCATATCTTTTTTCTCTCCGTTCTTAAAAAAAATCATGGTGGGAATGCTGCGTATTCCATATTTAGAAGAATATTTTGGATTATTATCCACATTTAATTTAAAAATCAATGCTTTATTATGATATTCAGTAAATAGATCTTCTAATAGAACAGACAAAGATCGACATGGAGCACACCAAGGAGCCCAAAAATCCACCAATACAGGTTTATCCGATTCATGAACTAATTTTTCAAAGTTATCATCGTTTATTTCTTGTAACATACTTTTTTCATTTAAAGAACATAACAAATTTACCTTTTTTTGTTTCAAATTCAAAAGTGAAAGTCTTTTAACAAACAGATATAAATATCTATTCCTTCCATGATTTCTGAAATCAAGATGTATTCATTAGGAGTATGAGAACGGACACTATCTCCGACTCCCATTTTAATGGTGGAAAAAGGCATAATGCTTTGGTCTGAAAGAGTAGGAGATCCATAAGTTTTTCTTCCTATTCGTTGAGCTTTTAAAACAATGGGATGCATAGGATTTATGAAAGAAGAGTTTAAATGAGAAGAACGTGGTTTCATTTGAGAGTGAATTATTTTTTGTATAATTTCAATTAATTCCTCATTTTTATATAACTCATTGGTTCTAATATCTACTACAAAAGAACAAAAATCAGGAATCACATTGTGTTGTATTCCTCCTTGGATTTGAGTCACATTTAAGGTAGTAAAACCTAGTAATTCCGATTTTCTATCAAAAGAAAAATTTCTTAAGTGTTCTATGTCTCTTGTTGCTACATAAATAGCATTGATTCCTATATCTCTTGCAGAGTGTCCTGTCTTTCCTTCAGCTATGCAATCCAATACCATCAATCCTTTCTCAGCAATAGCTACTTGCATTTGTGTTGGTTCTCCGACAATTCCTAAGTTTATACATTCCAATTCAGGTAAAATTGCTCTTACGCCTAAAGGTCCAGATATTTCCTCTTCCGCAGTAATTGAAAGAATTAACTTGTAAGGTAATTCAGATAAATTACTTAAATATATAAAAGTGGATATTAACGAAACAACGGAAGCTCCAGCATCATTACTACCTAACCCTATAAGTTTATCTTCTTGTTTGATAGCAGAAAAAGGATTAGTTTTCCAATTTTTTCCTGGTTTAACCGTATCATGATGAGAATTTAATAGTATAGTTCGTATATTTCCTTTTTTTAAATAGTTCGTGTTTTCAGTCCATATATTGTTAAATTTTCTTTTAACATGAAATCCATATTGATGAAGATAATCTTCTATAAGAAAAGAGACCTTGTTTTCTTGTTTGGATATAGAAGGAGTATTTATAAGTTGTATAAGAAGCTGTATAGCTTCTTTCTTTAAAACTTGCAAATTGACTACGGACATAGAAGAGTCTTATTATTAACATCATTTAAATAGTTAGGGAGACCTATACTGACCTGAGATACTCCATTTTTTAATGCAAAAAAAGCATTTTCCAATTTAGGGATCATTCCATTTGTTATGGAATGATTTTGTTTCATTTTTTGAAATGAATTAAAATTTATTTTTTGAAAAAAAGATTCAGGGTCCTGTATATCTCGTAAAACTCCTTTTTTTTCAAAACAAAAATGTAATTCCGTTTCACAATCTTTTTCCTTTGCTAAGGATATAGCTATATAAGCTGCTATTGTATCTGCATTTGTGTTTAGTAAATTTCCTATTCCATTATGAGTTATAGAACATAATACAGGAATGATATTATTTTTCAATAAAAATTTTATTAAACGTGTATTAATACTTTTGCTATTAATATCCCCCACATATCCATAATCAATATTTGTTTTTTTTCGTAAATATGATTTAATGCAATTTCCATCTGCTCCACATAAACCCAAAGCATTACAGTGATGAGATTGTAATAGAGCTACAATATTTTTATTGATCATTCCTGCATAAGTCATAACAACTATATCCAAAGTTTCTTTATCTGTTATTCTTCTACCTTTTATAATTTTTTGCAAAATTCCCATTTTATTTGAAATGAAATCTGCTTTTCTTCCTCCTCCATGAATCAACACCTTATATCCTTGTAGTTGACAAAAAGCTTTCAAAGAAAAATTAAGAACCTTTTGGTCATTAATTAAATGACCTCCAATTTTAACTATATGGATTTTCATGATAAAGATTGTAGAATTTTTAAAAAAATTATTTGTGAAGCATAAATTCTATTTTCTGCTTGTTGCAATATAATGGAATGTTTTCCATCTAAAACAGAATCTTCTACCACAACATTCCTCCTGACAGGTAAACAATGCATAAATTTAGCCTGATTGGTAAGTTTCATTTTATTTACAGTGATCATCCAGTCAGAATTTTGACAGAGCATTTTTCCATAATCTAAATAACTACTCCAATTTTTTGCATAAATAAAATCGGCATTTATAAAAGCCACATCTTGATGATGTGTGGTAAAAACTCCATTAGAAAATCTTTTATTAAGATCGTATTTTTCTGGACACGCAATAGTGAAATCTATTTTATCTATTTTTGATATCCATTGAGAAAAAGAATTTGCCACGGAATGAGGCAATGGTTTGATATGAGGAGCCCAACTTAACACTACTTTACATCTTTTTTTAAAAAAAGATGTAAATTCGGCAATAGTCATTACATCTGCTAAAGATTGCAAAGGATGCAAAGTAGCACTTTCCATGTTAACTACTGGAACTCTAGAATATTTTAATATTTTATTAAAAATTACTTCTTTGTAATCATAATCTCTATCTGATAAACTAGGAAAAGTTCTTACAGCAAGAATATCACAATATATGCTCATTATAGAAATAGCTTCTTTAAGATGTTCTTGTGTCATTTTCATCACACTTCCATCATTCATTTCAATTTTCCAAGAATCTTTATGAACATCTAATATCCAAGTATTGCATCCTAAGTTAAAAGCTGCTTTTTGACAACTAATTCTTGTTCGTAAACTAGGATTAAAAAAAACCAATCCAATTGTTTTATTTTTTCCAATACGTTTAAATTCATATGGATTTTTCTTTAAAAAAAGAGCTTCTTTAATTAGATCATATACGTTAATAACATCTTCTACGCTAAAAAATTTTTTCATAAACTTTTTCATTTATATTCATTCCAAGCTTTTATAAATAATTGGTCCATAGATAAATTACAAAATGCTTGTATAAAAGCTTTTGCTAAACGCGCATTGGTGAGAAGAGATATATTAAAATCAACGGCATAACGTCTTATAGCATAATCATTATCCAATTCTGATTTACTTAGATTTTTTGGAATATTAATAATAAGATCCAATTTTCTATTTTTTATCAATTCAAGAACATTTGAATATTTTTTGACATTCGGCCAATAAACTCTTATGGAGGGAATTCCATTATTGGATAAAAATTTATTGGTTCCTTCTGTCGCAAATAATATATATCCTTTTTTATGCAATAGTTTGACGACTTCTAAAAGATCCAATTTAGATTCAATAGGTCCTCCAGATATTAATATATTTTTTTTTGGAATTCTATAACCAACAGAAAGCATGGATTTTAAAAGTGCTTCATCAAAAGTATTTCCTAAACATCCCACTTCTCCTGTGGAAGACATATCCACACCCAAAATAGGATCTGCGTCTTGCAAACGAGAAAAAGAAAATTGAGAAGCTTTTATTCCTAAAAAATTTGTAATAAAAAAATTAGGTTCTATTTTATTTTTTTTCTTGCCAAGAATAACTTGAGTAGCTAATTCAATCATATTAAAATGAGATACTTTTGATACAAAAGGAAAACTACGAGATGCTCTCAAATTACATTCAATGACTTTGATTTCATTATCTTTAGATAAAAACTGAATATTGAAAGGACCAGATATATCAAAATATTTGGATATTTTCTTAGATATATTAATGATTTCTTTTAATGTTGACAAATAGAGATTATGTGGAGGATATACTAAAGTAGCATCTCCTGAATGGACTCCTGCAAATTCTACGTGTTCTGATATAGCATAATACAAAATTTCTCCATTTTGAGAAACAGCATCTAATTCAATTTCTTTTGCATTTCTAATAAATTCTGTAATAATTAATGGATATTCAGGAGATATAGATACTTTTTTACTAAGATAATGTTGTAATTCCTCTTGATTAGAAAGAACACTCATATCTGCACCCGAAAGAACATACGAAGGTCTGACTAATATTGGAAAATCCACTTCTTTTACAAATTGATAAATAGTATCAAAATCGGATAATTCTTTCCATCTAGGCTGTCCGATCTTTAAATAATCCATAGCATTGGAAAATTTGTATCTATTTTCTACTTTATCTATAGAAATAGGAGAGGTCCCCAAAATTTTTACTTTTTTTTCATAAAGTTTTAAAACCAAATTATTAGGAATTTGTCCTCCCATGGAAACAATTGTTCCTTTCGGCTTTTCCAGTTCAATAATATCCAATACACGTTCTAAAGTAAGCTCTTCAAAATATAATCTGTCACATACATCAAAATCAGTACTCACAGTTTCAGGATTATAATTAATCATTATTGATCTGTAAGATTCTTTCTTAATAGTATTTAATGCATTAACACAACACCAATCAAATTCTACACTACTTCCAATTCTATAAACACCAGATCCTAATGTGATAACAGATTTTTCATCTTTTTCATAAATTATATCATGTTGAATGGCATGATAGGTTAAATATAAATAATTTGTGTATGACGGATATTCAGAAGCTAAAGTATCAATTTGTCTCACATATGGAACTATATTTTTTTCTTTTCTATATTCTCTTATTTCTTTTTCTAAATGATAAATACTGTGATATTTACATAGATTGTTTTTTTTGTTAAAAAAAACACTAGCTATTTGCATATCAGAAAAACCTTCTTTCTTTGCTTTCCGTAACAATTCGTCCGGAATATCTCTCCAATTATCAAAATGATCTATCTTTTTTTTTGTTTGAAAAATATTATCAAGTTGATATAAAAACCATGGATCAATTTTCGTTAAATCATGTATCTCTTTCATAGAAAAACCTTCTTCTAAAGCTTCTTCTAAAAAGAAAATTCTTTGATCTGTCGGTTTTTTAAGAGATTCTCTCAGTAGACGATTAGATCCCAGTTTTTTTTTATAAATGTTGATGAACCCTTGCATCCCAATATCTAACATTCGAATACCTTTTTGTAAGGCTTCTTCAAAAGAACCTCCAATAGCCATTACTTCTCCCACACTTTTCATACTACTTCCAATCCTATTAGAAACTCCATAAAATTTTTTGAGATCCCACCTAGGTATTTTGCATACCACATAATCCAACGCTGGTTCAAAAAAAGCAGAAGTCTTTTTAGTCACAGAATTTTTCAATTCATGCAATCCGTATCCTAAAGACAATTTAGCAGACACAAAAGCTAAAGGATAACCAGTTGCTTTAGATGCAAGAGCACTTGAACGAGAAAGACGTGCATTAACTTCTATAACACGATAGTCTTCTGAATTAGGATCTAATGCAAATTGGACGTTGCATTCTCCAACTATCTTAAAATTTCTGACAATATATATAGCTAATTTTCTTAAACTATAATATTCAGAATTTGTTAGAGTTTGTGACGGTGCCACTACAATACTTTCTCCTGTATGAATTCCTATAGGATCAAAGTTTTCCATATTACAGACAGAAATACAATTATCATATTTATCTCTAACTATTTCGTATTCAATTTCTTTCCATCCTTCTAAATATTCTTCTACAACAATTTGAGAAGAATAAGAAAAAGCCTTACTTACTATTTTTTTTAAATCATTAATATCTTTCGCAAAACCACTCCCCAAACCTCCAAGTGTATAAGCAGATCTAATAATAATAGGAAATCCTATTTCTAAAGAATAAGAAATAGCATCATCCATAGAATGAGCCACAAAACTTCTTGCCGTTTTTATATTAATATGAGTCAACCTATTTCGAAACAAGTTTCTATCTTCACTGTGAATAATAGATTCAATAGGAGTTCCTAAAACTTGAATTTTGTATTTTTCTATAATTCCTTCTTGAAAAAGCTGAATTCCACAATTTAATGCAGTTTGTCCCCCAAAAGACAATAGAATTCCTTCTGGTTTTTCCTTATTTATAACCCCTTTAATAAAAAATAAAGTCAAAGGAAGAAAATAAACTTTATCAGCAATTCCTTTAGAAGTTTGAACTGTGGCAATATTTGGATTAATCAATATAGTATAAATTCCCTCCTCTTTAAGGGCTTTTAATGCTTGTGTTCCAGAATAATCAAACTCACCAGCTTCTCCTATTTTTAATGCACCTGATCCCAGGATAAGTACTTTGTCTATTTTCATACTAATTTTGGAAGATTATTATTTATTTCTTCTAACAATTGAATTGATAAAAAGATCGAATAAAAATTCTGTATCTGTAGGTCCACTTGAAGCTTCTGGATGAAACTGTACAGAAAAAAAAGGTTTATAATCATGAATGATCCCTTCGCAAGTATCATCATTTAAATTTTTAAAAAATATTTTCCATTCTTTAGGAAGTTTTATTGCATCCAAAACATATCCATGGTTTTGTGATGTAATAAAACTTTTTCCTGTTTTTAGTGATAATACTGGCTGATTATGACTCCTATGTGCATATTTCAATTTATAAGTATTTCCTCCGGCTGCAATTCCCAAAAGTTGATTTCCCAAACATATACCAAATATAGGTCGTTCTTTTTTCATAGCTATACGAATATAATGTATAGGTTTTTCATAAATTTTAGGATTTCCAGGTCCATTAGAAAGAACCAATCCA from Blattabacterium cuenoti harbors:
- the argB gene encoding acetylglutamate kinase, giving the protein MKIHIVKIGGHLINDQKVLNFSLKAFCQLQGYKVLIHGGGRKADFISNKMGILQKIIKGRRITDKETLDIVVMTYAGMINKNIVALLQSHHCNALGLCGADGNCIKSYLRKKTNIDYGYVGDINSKSINTRLIKFLLKNNIIPVLCSITHNGIGNLLNTNADTIAAYIAISLAKEKDCETELHFCFEKKGVLRDIQDPESFFQKINFNSFQKMKQNHSITNGMIPKLENAFFALKNGVSQVSIGLPNYLNDVNNKTLLCP
- a CDS encoding N-acetylornithine carbamoyltransferase, with the protein product MKKFFSVEDVINVYDLIKEALFLKKNPYEFKRIGKNKTIGLVFFNPSLRTRISCQKAAFNLGCNTWILDVHKDSWKIEMNDGSVMKMTQEHLKEAISIMSIYCDILAVRTFPSLSDRDYDYKEVIFNKILKYSRVPVVNMESATLHPLQSLADVMTIAEFTSFFKKRCKVVLSWAPHIKPLPHSVANSFSQWISKIDKIDFTIACPEKYDLNKRFSNGVFTTHHQDVAFINADFIYAKNWSSYLDYGKMLCQNSDWMITVNKMKLTNQAKFMHCLPVRRNVVVEDSVLDGKHSIILQQAENRIYASQIIFLKILQSLS
- the carB gene encoding carbamoyl-phosphate synthase (glutamine-hydrolyzing) large subunit encodes the protein MKIDKVLILGSGALKIGEAGEFDYSGTQALKALKEEGIYTILINPNIATVQTSKGIADKVYFLPLTLFFIKGVINKEKPEGILLSFGGQTALNCGIQLFQEGIIEKYKIQVLGTPIESIIHSEDRNLFRNRLTHINIKTARSFVAHSMDDAISYSLEIGFPIIIRSAYTLGGLGSGFAKDINDLKKIVSKAFSYSSQIVVEEYLEGWKEIEYEIVRDKYDNCISVCNMENFDPIGIHTGESIVVAPSQTLTNSEYYSLRKLAIYIVRNFKIVGECNVQFALDPNSEDYRVIEVNARLSRSSALASKATGYPLAFVSAKLSLGYGLHELKNSVTKKTSAFFEPALDYVVCKIPRWDLKKFYGVSNRIGSSMKSVGEVMAIGGSFEEALQKGIRMLDIGMQGFINIYKKKLGSNRLLRESLKKPTDQRIFFLEEALEEGFSMKEIHDLTKIDPWFLYQLDNIFQTKKKIDHFDNWRDIPDELLRKAKKEGFSDMQIASVFFNKKNNLCKYHSIYHLEKEIREYRKEKNIVPYVRQIDTLASEYPSYTNYLYLTYHAIQHDIIYEKDEKSVITLGSGVYRIGSSVEFDWCCVNALNTIKKESYRSIMINYNPETVSTDFDVCDRLYFEELTLERVLDIIELEKPKGTIVSMGGQIPNNLVLKLYEKKVKILGTSPISIDKVENRYKFSNAMDYLKIGQPRWKELSDFDTIYQFVKEVDFPILVRPSYVLSGADMSVLSNQEELQHYLSKKVSISPEYPLIITEFIRNAKEIELDAVSQNGEILYYAISEHVEFAGVHSGDATLVYPPHNLYLSTLKEIINISKKISKYFDISGPFNIQFLSKDNEIKVIECNLRASRSFPFVSKVSHFNMIELATQVILGKKKNKIEPNFFITNFLGIKASQFSFSRLQDADPILGVDMSSTGEVGCLGNTFDEALLKSMLSVGYRIPKKNILISGGPIESKLDLLEVVKLLHKKGYILFATEGTNKFLSNNGIPSIRVYWPNVKKYSNVLELIKNRKLDLIINIPKNLSKSELDNDYAIRRYAVDFNISLLTNARLAKAFIQAFCNLSMDQLFIKAWNEYK